In Nocardioides luti, the DNA window CGGGGTGATCACCAGCGCCGGCGTACTGCTCGCCGCTGTCTTCACCGTGCTCGGCGTGCTGCCGCTGATCACGCTCACCCAGATCGGCGTGATCGTGGGCTTCGGGGTGCTGCTGGACACCCTCCTGGTCCGCAGCGTGCTGGTCCCGGCGCTGGTCTCCCTGCTCGGCCGGCGGTTCTGGTGGCCGGGTGCCCTGTCGCGATCTCATGACCGGTGAGTAGGTTGGCCGCACAGCGACCGTGATGGAGGCCACTCGTGTACAACCTGTCGACCCTGCTCGAGGACAGCGCACGTCAGCACCCCGACCGTGACGCGGTCGTCCTCGGTGACACCCGGCTCAGCTACGCGCGCGTCAACGCCGCGGCCAACCAGGTGGCGAACCTGCTGAAGGACCGCGGGATCCAGCCGGGCGACAAGGTGGCGCTGAGCTGCCCGAACCTGCCCTACTTCACGATCGTCTACTACGGCATCCTCAAGGCCGGTGCGACCGTCGTCCCGCTCAACGTGCTGCTCAAGGGCCGCGAGGTGGCCTACCACCTCGGCGACTCCGAGGCGAAGGCCTACTTCTGCTTCGAGGGGACCGCGGACCTCCCGATGGCCACCGAGGGGTACGCCGGATTCCAGGACGCCGACGGCTGCGAGCACTTCTTCGTCATCACCGCCGACCCGTCCGCGGACTCGCCCGTCGAGGGCACCGAGACGCTGGGCGCCGCGTCCGGGTCGCTGTCCCCGGAGTTCGACACCGTCGAGACCGACGAGGACGACACCGCGGTCATCCTCTACACCTCCGGCACCACCGGCCAGCCCAAGGGCGCGGAGCTGCGGCACCGCAACATGCGCGACAACGCGCTGACCGGCAAGGACCTCTTCGGGGCCGACCCGGAGAAGCCCGACACCTACCTGTGCGTGCTGCCGCTCTTCCACTCGTTCGGCCAGACCGTCATCCAGAACGGTGCCTTCGCCTTCGGCGGCACCGTCGTGATGCTGCCCCGCTTCGAGGCCAAGGCGGCCCTCGGGCTGATGGCCAAGGAGGAGGTCACCTTCTTCGCCGGCGTCCCGACGATGTACTGGGGCCTGCTCGGCGCCCTCGACGACTCCGTGGACGTCAAGAAGCTCGCCGCGAACCTCCGGGTCGCCGCGGCCGGCGGCTCCGCGCTCCCGGTCGAGGTGCACAAGGACTTCGAGAAGAAGTTCGGCGTGACCATCCTCGAGGGCTACGGGCTGTCCGAGACCTCCCCGGTGGCCAGCTTCTCGCCGTACGGCCAGGACGTCCGCGTCGGCTCGATCGGCGTGCCGATCCCCGGGGTCGAGATGAAGCTGCTCAAGGCCGACAGCTGGGACGAGATCGACGAGACCGGCGAGGACGCCGTCGGCGAGATCGCGATCAAGGGCCACAACATCATGAAGGGCTACTACAACCGCCCCGACGCCACCGACGAGTCGATCCAGGACGGGTGGTTCCGCTCCGGCGACCTCGGCCGCAAGGACGACGACGGCTGGTACTACATCGTCGACCGCTCCAAGGACATGATCATCCGCGGCGGCTTCAACGTGTACCCCCGCGAGATCGAGGAGGTGCTCCTCACCCACGAGGACGTCTCGCTCGCCGCGGTCATCGGCGTGCCCCACGAGAGCCACGGCGAGGAGATCAAGGCGTTCGTCATCCTGAACGACGGCGCCACGGTCACCCCCGAGGAGCTGGTCGCCTGGGGCAAGGAGCAGATGGCCAACTACAAGTACCCCCGCACCGTCGAGATCGTCCCGTCGCTGCCCATGACCGCGACCGGGAAGATCCTGAAGCGCGAGCTCAGCTGAGGGGCCGTCGGCTTCCCCGGATATCCGGGGAAGTTGGCGCTTTCCGGGTGTTGCAACACCCGGAAAGAGTGGGTTTCCCCCGAACAGTGGGGTCGATGTGACGGATGGGGCCGGGGCGTCAGCCGCGCCGGCCGGTGACCTCGCGCGGCCAACCGGGCACGTCGCCCGACCGGGGCAGGCCTGGCAGGCCCCCGCGGCCGCCTACGCGAACGGGTTCGGCAGCGCGCCGGGCAGCCCGGCCAGGGTCTCGCGGGCCTGGGCGGCGACCTTGTGCTCGACGAGCACCTCGTAGCGCGTCGCCACGACCTGCGTGACGGAGGAGAAGTCGCGCTGGCCGCGGGTGGCGGCGTACCCGACGAGCGCCCAGATCAGGCCGAACGCCGCGCCGACGACGACGGTCGACAGCACCGTCGTGAGCACGTTGCTGTCGGTGAAGAGCGCGAACAGCACCCCGATGAACAGCCCGAACCAGACCCCGGAGAGCGCGCCGCCGAGGGCGACCCGGCCGGTGGTGAGCCGCCCGGTGATGCGCTCGACGCGCTTGAGGTCGGTGCCGACGATCATCAGGTGCTCGACGGGGAACTTGTTGTCGGACAGGTAGTCCACGCTCTTCTGGGCGGACGCGTAGTCGGCGTACGTCGCCAGCGACTGCGGGAACTCCAGCTTCAGCGGGGACGCGGCGGGTGTTCCGGAGGACATGCTCATGTCACCAGTCTGCCCGAGGTCTCCTAGACTGGTGCCGCAGGAAGCAGCAAGCCACCCCCGCAGCCAGGAGCCCTCCGTGCCCCGAGTCGTCGTCGACGTCATGCCCAAGCCCGAGATCCTCGACCCGCAGGGCAAGGCGGTGCAGGGGGCGCTCCCTCGCCTCGGCTTCACCGGGGTCACCGACGTGCGCCAGGGCAAGCGCTTCGAGCTCGAGATCGCCGGCGAGGTGACCGAGGCCGTGCTGGCCGACGTGCACCGGATGGCCGAGACGCTGCTCTCCAACCCCGTCATCGAGAACTTCACCGTCCACGTGGAGCAGGACGCATGAAGGTCGGCGTCGTCACCTTCCCCGGCTCGCTCGACGACGTCGACGCGCAGCGGGCGGTCGGCTTCGGCGGCCACGACGCGGTCGCGCTCTGGCACGGCGACCACGACCTCAAGGGCGTCGACGCGGTCGTCCTGCCGGGCGGCTTCTCGTACGGCGACTACCTGCGCTGCGGTGCCATCTCCCGCTTCTCCCCGGTCATGACCGAGGTCATCGAGGCCGCGGGCCGGGGGATGCCGGTGCTCGGCATCTGCAACGGTTTCCAGATCCTCTGCGAGTCCCACCTGCTGCCCGGCGCGCTGATCCGCAACGACCACCGCAAGTTCGTCTGCCGCGACCAGCGGCTGCGCATCGAGAACACCCGTACGCCGTGGACCTCGGCTTACGCCGAGAACGCCGAGATCACCGTCGTCCTCAAGAACGGCGAGGGCGGGTTCGTGGCC includes these proteins:
- a CDS encoding AMP-binding protein, coding for MYNLSTLLEDSARQHPDRDAVVLGDTRLSYARVNAAANQVANLLKDRGIQPGDKVALSCPNLPYFTIVYYGILKAGATVVPLNVLLKGREVAYHLGDSEAKAYFCFEGTADLPMATEGYAGFQDADGCEHFFVITADPSADSPVEGTETLGAASGSLSPEFDTVETDEDDTAVILYTSGTTGQPKGAELRHRNMRDNALTGKDLFGADPEKPDTYLCVLPLFHSFGQTVIQNGAFAFGGTVVMLPRFEAKAALGLMAKEEVTFFAGVPTMYWGLLGALDDSVDVKKLAANLRVAAAGGSALPVEVHKDFEKKFGVTILEGYGLSETSPVASFSPYGQDVRVGSIGVPIPGVEMKLLKADSWDEIDETGEDAVGEIAIKGHNIMKGYYNRPDATDESIQDGWFRSGDLGRKDDDGWYYIVDRSKDMIIRGGFNVYPREIEEVLLTHEDVSLAAVIGVPHESHGEEIKAFVILNDGATVTPEELVAWGKEQMANYKYPRTVEIVPSLPMTATGKILKRELS
- a CDS encoding general stress protein, coding for MSMSSGTPAASPLKLEFPQSLATYADYASAQKSVDYLSDNKFPVEHLMIVGTDLKRVERITGRLTTGRVALGGALSGVWFGLFIGVLFALFTDSNVLTTVLSTVVVGAAFGLIWALVGYAATRGQRDFSSVTQVVATRYEVLVEHKVAAQARETLAGLPGALPNPFA
- the purS gene encoding phosphoribosylformylglycinamidine synthase subunit PurS, whose protein sequence is MPRVVVDVMPKPEILDPQGKAVQGALPRLGFTGVTDVRQGKRFELEIAGEVTEAVLADVHRMAETLLSNPVIENFTVHVEQDA
- the purQ gene encoding phosphoribosylformylglycinamidine synthase subunit PurQ, producing the protein MKVGVVTFPGSLDDVDAQRAVGFGGHDAVALWHGDHDLKGVDAVVLPGGFSYGDYLRCGAISRFSPVMTEVIEAAGRGMPVLGICNGFQILCESHLLPGALIRNDHRKFVCRDQRLRIENTRTPWTSAYAENAEITVVLKNGEGGFVADEATLDRLEGEGQVVARYLDVNPNGSLRDIAGVTNAAGNVVGLMPHPEHAVEDLTGAGTDGLGFFTSLVERTFA